DNA sequence from the Dryobates pubescens isolate bDryPub1 chromosome 8, bDryPub1.pri, whole genome shotgun sequence genome:
ATTGTGTGCTGCTAGTCAAGTGGTAGCACAGACACAGTGCTGATTTTCTGTAATTTATTGCTCAATAACACTTGCTTGTTAATGCAAGTGGTAATACTGGGTTATTAGATGATTAAGTTTGTTATTTGCAACAACATTTGAGAAATAGTTAATTACACTATTAATGCATATTCTGGATGAAAAACCTACTTTAATATTTAGAGCTCTCACATTTGTCTcatgcagcctggggaaggcaaCGGCAGAATTCAATTCTGTTTTGGTGAGGAATGAATATCCACAGATTATGCAGTTTTGTAAAGCAtctttttgctgctttctgctctctaCTGAATGGATTGCAATGACACAAAGCTACAGCCCTGACATTCCCCCCTCCCAAGATGTGAAACCTTTAAGAAATCAAGGAGTCATGTGTTAGCTGGGGTTGGGTAGAGTCCTACCTATTGATGcagttggttgttttttcaagTTCAGATGCAGAGAGGTCTATTAAAATGATACAAAGATGGACTGACCATCAAGCACTGGTCTCCCTGTATCCCTTTAAATTGGCTGTCATCAAAGATTCAAATCCAGAAATGcattgcagcagtgcaggtttACATGAAATCATTCTTTATGAACTGGGCACCTCAGTAAAACAAACCTTGTTCAGCCCTAACATGCTTTGTGTCTCCAGCTTTCATCATGACAGTttctcacagctcagcacaaCAGCCTAACATGCAGCTGCCACCTGACTCCCCAGTTAACCACGCTTCTCCAGCAATAAATTGTACTCTATTACTATAAGCCTTTATCCACCTTTATTTCTCCACTATGTTTTCTACTACAGGGTGTGGGAACGAGTGAAGATGTCATTATAGAGATCCTGGCATCCCGGACAAAAGCACAGATCAAAGAGATAATCAAGGCGTACAAAGAAGGTGAAGTGCCTGTGACTCTGCTTTGTGGGGATAGAGTAATATGTGGCTGCTCGATTGCACAGTAGGAATGGTATTGCCAGCTAACACTGCCAGCAGGAAAATGTCTGGTTCTTTTTTGAAAAAGCAAGAAGTTGCAACCTAACTCTGTTTTCAGCCTGGCAAACATAACATGGCTATGCTGAGAGAGTCTGAAAATCACTTTCTAGGTCTTCATACCGCTACAGGAATAGGTCAGCAAATCACAAATTTGGTTCAGCTTGGCCACACAGGCTACTGTcagaacacaaacaaaagcagagtTACGTACttggctttttttctccattAAACACACCCTAGATGTGAATTTATCAAATATCTATTTGTAAATATCCAATCTATCTTTGGACCTTTTAACTTCATCTCTAATATTAGCTCTGTGTTTATGCCATGGATGTCAATGGATCTAGTGACTCAGACGCAAATACCAACCTGGGGATCACTGAGGGAATGAACTGATCTCAGCtctatttccccccctcctagTGACCTTCTGGACTAGTGTCAGACAGTTGTGTACTTGGCTGACTGATAATATCCTGACCCTATCACTCATATAACAAGTCCTTCCCTTGTCTTTGTCTTTCTGTTGAATAGAATATGGTTCTGATCTGGAAAGAGACATCAAATCAGAAACAAGTGGCTACTTGGAACAGATTCTGGTTTGTCTTCTTCAGGTAATGCTAGAGGAGAGCAGTGTGGATATGAAGACTATCAtggttttctcttcctttttggaGAAGACATGCAATAGAAGGGGCAATACAGTCATGATCCCCAGATAAAATGCAAAGACAAACATCACTTGGACTGCATCTGTGTTTCAGCTTTAATATGATGAAATAAGAGAGCTGGGAACTTAcagtcagctctgctgcagggacatGTATCACTTACCTAGGATTAAAGCCATTGCAATCTACAAGGCTCTTAGAACACAAAGCCTCTCAACTATGATTCACCACTCCTCCAGGGGCTGTCCTCAATTCTGAGTGCATTTATCCTATTACCTTTTCTCATTTTTCCTGCCTAGTAACAGAATAATTTAGCAATTTTTTTACTCCACTGCATATGACTGGTTTCAGTGCCTCTCAGTGAAGGTGTTTGTGCTGTGTGAAATATTAATGCTTGAGTACTCTGCAGAAACAGCTGAGAAGGAAAGTTGACCTTTAACCTGAAGATCTTTGCCACTGTGATCcttgtttctgtttcttctcataGGGTGAAAGGGACAATGCCACTCTCTATGTGGATACAGCACTGGCTCGCCAGGATGCAGAGGTACTCTCAAATGCCTGTGAACACAGATATGCCTGCATCCCACCTGTCTTCAACTTCAGAATTCTAGAGTTGGCAGCAAAAACTTGgtcagcagaaggctggaggcaTAGTAATTTTGGGGAGGGATGATCTTCAagcagaagaaatttctttaaCTTTACCTGTACTGCTGACCCTTGCTGTCCCAAAGACAAAAGCTAGACTTGGTTTTGATACATGAAAGTATATGGGTATGGTGGAGTGGGACAGCAAAGAATAGGGAAGAAACCTCAAGAGTGTTGCTggatgctccagctgctgcaggaggaatagAAAGGATGGAGACAGTGGCTGCTCCATTTTGCCTAGAAGACACTGTGAAGGGTTTTCATAATGAACCATTCTAGGAGAGTCTAGTTCTGGTCACTAGTGGGGAACACAGTTGCTAGTTAAATTTTACATTACTTCAAACCCTTTTACCCTAGCAGTGTCTTAAGCCAAGCTCTATTCCTTTATTAGCTGCACACACAGAACCTCTCTCTTACAATTCTGTGTTAATTTACAGGCTCTCTatgctgctggggagaagatAAAGGGCACTGATGAAGTACAGTTCATCACCATCTTGTGCAAAAGGAGTGCCACACACTTGCTGAAAGGTAAGGAGAAGCCCATGCTCCCAAACCTCTAAAATGAGCCTAAAACAAGAGGCAGGGCTATAGGTGAGGGAGGTGGGTGGTCAGAAATAAGTGTTTTAATTCTTGGTCATGCAATGGCAAAAAGCTGCCAGCAGAGTTCATGAAAATTTATGACATCTTAGTGCTGCTGAAAATTGAGTGGCTTATCTAAAAGTCCCTATAAAATAGTGATGGCTGGATGGGATAGGTGTTTTCATGAACCCAGAGAGAGAGTGCCTTTCTAACCAGTTACGAGCAAGTAGTGGACAGACCCATGACCCCTTTGGATGTGGGTtccattggggaaaaaaattacccATAAAGTAGGTGAATATTCAGCGCCAGAGAATCATGGAGTGTGCCCTGCATTTCTGTCCCAGATTCTTCCGAGGGCATCAGAGACTGCTGGGAGGGAAGATACTAACCCAGATCCAGCATAGGGAACTCTCAGCTCCCTGCTACCCTGTTCAGTCAAGAGCTGGTTTTGTAATCTCAAGACATTTGAGGCAATTCAAGTCTCTGACTAGCAGATTTTATGCCAGCTGAATCTAAGCATATCAAGTAGTATGTAAATCAGCTGGACCCAAACTGATAACTGGTGATAAATTAGGTAAGCCTAAGGTTTTTCAAGATGAGGTCTTTTCAGGCCCTTGAGGACAGCTTCCCCTTGTGGCTCAAATTAATCTCCCAGCATCactgaagcaaacaaacaaaacagtgtTCTCTAGTCTTTGGCTGTGTCTCTCTTTAAGAACTGGATTTCAACTAGCTGTTGTCAGGATGCAACCAATCTTTGGTATCACCAACACTGTGCTGTAGCAGCCTGTGACTACTCGTCTTTAAAACCTGATTGTTGCCGTTGGGGGTTTGGGCTGTGttgtttttctctgtgtgtgtattttcatttgtttgggtttgttgggttttgggggttggtttgtttgttttgttttgagtaatatggagaacaggtcttaggCCTGAATTATGAAGATTGTATGCATCTGTTTATCCTGTGGTATTGTTATTCTCTGAAGTATATGGGTGTTAATGTTTAGGTATGTGATCTTGAAGGCTGAGGAAACTTCTTTAAAATGTCCATTGCATTACATAGCAGTTTTCCTTCTTTATAAGTCTGAAAGCAAGGAACCAAATCTGAGATCTGTAATTCTATACCTCAGGATATACAGAGTGTGTAAGGTTAACAACAGCCCTGTTGCTGAGCTTCTGTTAATGTGATAGTTCAGATATTTTGGAATCTACACCTGTgtagatttgttttgttttgtttttaattatagTTGAAATAATAAGTTTTCCTGAACTGATGCTGTCATTTAAATGTCCAAGGGCCATAAGTAGCATAATCCTACATTTAATTTAAGTTTATTTTGGCTTCTGAAACTAGGGTCATCAAAAAGCATGAGACCAAGCATGAGGTCATTTCTGTGGTTAAAGACAGCAATGAAGGGTCAGATTTCAAATTAATATGAGATGATTGAACTTGCTTTTCCAAATGAAGGCAGAGAATTAAAACCTGTGGATGGGCTGGGGTTTTGTGAACATTGCAGCCTGTTTTTGTAGATGAATTCTGGGCTTGACCAAAGCCTTCTAAAGTTGTTGTAAATTTGTCTATCGCTTTAGCAGGATCTCAGTTTCCGAGTTGCCACCAAATAATACTTATTAATACTGGGCACAAAATGCTTGAGCAATTGCTTGGTCAAAAATTGAGGTATTTTATGTTTCAAACAGTGTTTGAAGAGTACCAGAAACTGGCTGGTAAGAGTATAGAAGACTCTATCAAGAGTGAAACTAATGGTTCACTTGAAGATGCCATGCTGGCTATTGGTAAGAGTGGCtgtgttttcttccctcctccccccctttttttgtttttgagtctgctgccttttctccttcagcagTTGACTATTATGAGATGGGTCTGCTTTATAAAGCTATCTGGTAGTAACTAAAGGGTACTTCTCAGCTAAGATAAACTCAGATCCCAATGGACCACATGTTGAGTCTCTGTtactggctgcccaggactgGAAATACCATTAATTCTTACAGAACTTTTTTGTATGCCTAGTGAAATGCACCAGAAACATCCGTTGCTACTTTGCAGAGAGACTGTACCATGCTTTAAAGGTAAGAATCTTCATTTTATCTTACTTCTTTCCATACTGAACTTCATTTGCAACCTGGCTTCAACCAGCTCAAATTAGAAAAGCTGGTAAAATCCAGCAAGTTCAGTTCTATTGTTGCAAGCAATAGCAGAATCCTTTCAAACAGTAGAAAAGGGTAGAAAAGTACCTTTGAGCTTGAGTTATCAAAGAAGTCTGGCTTTTCTGACTTGGGAGTCTGCAAGGAATCTAGTCCCACCTTCAGCAACATGGGCAGTACTTCTGGAAGGGGCTTTTGTAGGAGGTGGATCATGGTGGAGTTTTGCCTGTGATGCTAAGATAATGGACTGGATAatgatattttctttttagGAAGCAATTCTCTCTATGGcaatataaaataaaagagTTCCAAATGGAAACACATAAGGCATCTGCAGGTTGTGCCCCTGTAACTCTTAACCAATAAGTAAAAGTTGTCAGCTCCTTCAATTTTGCAGAAAGATGAGATAACTGATGATTTTTTTACTAACAATATGATCTTAATTTTCCCATGAATAATTAAACAGTATTGGTTGAAATCAAGTGATGCATGGGTCATGATGTAGAAGGGCAATATATATTCAGTATCTACTTCCAACTCTGCAGCACGTTTGCTGTGTTTGGCATGTGCATCGACTTCTAGCACGCTTCCATGGTGGGCTTGTGGTAGTGGTTGCTGGAATAGGAGTAGGGGTTTAGCCTCCATAAAGAAGCAGATGAGCTGCAGAATGTGTGCTAAACAATGTTTGAAAGCTAACTCCTCTGGTCCTGGACCCGTTTGCAACAGCTTATCCCTTGAGTACTCATCAACACCACAGACTGATAGATCTGTCTTTTCAGGGTGCTGGCACCAGTGATGGGACACTTATAAGGGTGATTGTTTCTCGAAGTGAAGTTGACTTAAATCTTATAAAACCTGAATTCAAGCGTATTGCAGGAaagactctctccagtatgaTTATGGTAAGCAGCATCTTTATACAATGGTTCTTGGCCATCACATCTATTTCTAACCTGTCCAGCACTGTGGGATGCTTCCATGCTTGATCTCATTAAAAATGTCATGTCCACTAAAGTCTTAGTTCTCCTACATTAGGCCTATTAATAGTCATCTCCTTGAGAGACATACATGTCCGAAAGGTGAATTGGATTGTATACTCTGTGACTTGGGCAAAGCCAAACCTGAGGAGAGACTGCTCCAGAACTTTCATAGACTAGATTCCTTATTCATGCACTTCATGATCTCCTAGATTAATCTAGATTAATTTAATCCTCCCTGCTACACCTTTCCCACCCTGCTgttgcattttctcttttctctctgctg
Encoded proteins:
- the ANXA8L1 gene encoding annexin A8-like protein 1 translates to MAWWKAWSEAEGVSVIGASNFDPTPDAQTLYKAMKGLGTDEQAIIDVLTKRTNMQRQQIAKSFKAQFGKDLIESLKSELSGNFERLIVALMYSPFKYDAKELYDAMKGVGTSEDVIIEILASRTKAQIKEIIKAYKEEYGSDLERDIKSETSGYLEQILVCLLQGERDNATLYVDTALARQDAEALYAAGEKIKGTDEVQFITILCKRSATHLLKVFEEYQKLAGKSIEDSIKSETNGSLEDAMLAIVKCTRNIRCYFAERLYHALKGAGTSDGTLIRVIVSRSEVDLNLIKPEFKRIAGKTLSSMIMDDTSGDYKTALLNLCGSD